One Hydractinia symbiolongicarpus strain clone_291-10 chromosome 7, HSymV2.1, whole genome shotgun sequence genomic window, aaatagtacagaagataagaaaataaataaacacaaacGCATCTTACAGTTATATAAAGAGCTTACGTCTAAACACATTTGCACAAAACATGCAATCTGTTGATCTATCTTGTACAAACCAAtgatctaaaatataaaaatgtaaaaaacacttGCTTCTTGATGCAAAAAATAGCATCAAGGGAATTGATTTATGGATTCAACTAGACACTGAACAAAGTACACAAAACACTGAACAAAGtaattttagggattttttaaagaattcttTCATAAAATCCTAAACAATGTTGTATTTTAGTACAAAAGAGCAGCTTTTAACTTAAAAGAGAAATGCAGGATTTGGTCAATAAATAGATACATAATTGATTTTGTTGTTATCTTCACTGACAACAAAACTCAACCACTaagcacaaaaataaataatttttcgtTAGTGAGGAAAAATTTAttcaagaaaaatgtaaaaatatttcaggAAAAATTCTAAATGCATACctaattttaaattatgttcAAACATGGTCCACAAAATAGCAAAGATTTGCAGAACTCATATAAGAGGAAACAACAAACAGAGCTGAAAGGACAACCTGAAATCTTGAAACATTATGTCATAATATTTGAGTCCTTGCATAATTGTAAATAAACAttgtaaaataactttttttatgaaaGGTAAATCAGAGATTTGGTGGTACATAGCAGCATACATTATACAGAAACTTATGCCTTTGTACTTACGATTTTTTCACGCCTCCGTCCAATTTCTTCCAAATAATTAGAGCATCGTCTAATAGCCATATCACCAAGAAACATCTCTGCAATTGTCATACCAAGGGAAAATATATCTGCGACACAATTTACCGCAATGGGTTCTGCAACTACCTTAAaaagattaaaacaaaaaacagcaaTATAAAATAGTTTTGGAGAACAAGCAGTACTTCAAGAAcaattaagaatttttttttatttcttaaatacattagaaatttaaagaacaatattcattttttacctaaataatctataaaacaaacaataacaaaaagttttttaataaaaccatTTACAGTGGGGTCTTACTACACAGCATTTATACTTGAAGGTGGGATTTTTAAActgaactttaaaataaaacgaTTTAAGGTGATGGTATACCTTTTAAGCATGGTTTTTTAAATCGCAATTTTTTCAGCGATAGTTAATCAAAGTTTATACATCACCAAAAAGCACTTTTAAACACCTATCAAATGGTATAAAAATACtttgaaactttttaacttgTGAAAAGTacagagacatttttgaaacacacCCTGCCTTCAAAAAAGTGACTTCAATTACAAAACTACTTTGGTCCAAATCTCATTCGGTGTTCTTTAGAATCGTAATAGATGTatgtaaaagattttttaattatttcacaCAAAGTCcccgtttttttatttattttactttttctaaaaatgcaattttttaacttaaactttCGTCTTTAAGATGTAATATCTAGAGAATTATCTAGAGATTATATAGagagaagaattttttaaaaataaaataaaaaattgcttttagataaacaagttgCCTTCAGCACAATAGCACTCTCCCTTGTAGATCttctgtagttttttaaaagagagtTCAAATGTAATATATggtaatagaaaaaaaaacattacgaaaaagtgttttaaagattttttaaaatatcacacctttcaaGCATACTCATAATGATGGTTATACTTCACACTTCCGAGGTGATGAATATTCAGAAAgttgtccttttaaattttattattcctAAAGACATGACTGAGAATACCATAGAAATAGAACTTTCTATGtcgtttaacattttttctctGACTTGCAGAAACAGAACAGAATGGCATACATTTCTAGAACTGAAAGTGTTTTTTTCAGATAGTCATTCTTTTTGGAaaggaaataaaatttatttttaaaagttataccaAGAGGATGATAAAAACattcactcttaactcttattcAATTTAAGGTGTGAAAGAccgatcagaaaaaaaaaaagaaaaaagtttcaCCATTCGAAAGATCGTCGTTTCTTTAGTATAAATGTctaatggaaaaaaataacgatttcttgatacaataaaggtataccgtcaccttTAAAAACCATCGAAATACTATACCATAATttcattaattaattaatataaTACCTCTGGTGCAGCGTAACCATAAGTACAAGATATCGGATCAGTtgaattaacaaatttaaaccCATCAAAATCAATTAACTTCACTTGTTGCATGTTGTTAACAAGCACAATATTTTTAGCTGTgttgtaaaaatgaaaaaaaatcaattagatttgacaagtttaaaaatcacagcaaaaaaatatttactacttatataaaaaacataaagcTAGGTAATTCGTAAAAAAATGATGCACTATATTTACCTTTTATGTCACCatgaataatttcatttttgtgcAATGTTTTCAAAGCTACTAATAGTTGtctgataaaaataaaagcaatttcTATTGTCAAGTAGGAGCCATGTAAGTTGTTGTAAGCCATGATGTAGTCAAACAATGTACAATCTGAAAAAAAGAAGGTTGTGAATATGTATATGTATCATGGACCCAGCATCAAAATGTTGCGTTAAGATAGAAGTAACTTTTTGACTCTTCGTCTTGTACTAACATAAAGTACTGTGTTGATATATTATAGTGTTAAGTTGTAAGTGGTAAATAGACTGGTGGCTAATAATTAATATTGTTATTCCACAAGTATCTTTGTTTGGTGTAAATATACAGGATGTAAAGCTGAACATATTTATCACAAAATGCTTGTTTACCAATACCATTATATTGTTATGCCAAGTTCATAATACATTCAGAAGTCTTCCTAGGCATATTCTCAGAGAAAAAgcattataataaaaatatcaccTAACTGTTagccaaaatataaaaataaaaacataatataaatataaaataaatataaaaatgtttgggGGAACGAATtgtatttggctactttcactttttgatTGGTGAAGAtaacagacaaagaaaatattgCTGGCTAGGACGAAAGGTTCTTATACCGCACTGAATAATATGGCTAGCTAGCTGCCTTCTCAGGATCCTCCCTCAAATCCAGGTTTGTAGCCAAAACAATCAGCTATAACATGTTGTATCATAAACAGAACCAGCGAATAATATTAACAGGGTTACTATTTAAAATGGCGTATAAACATTATGcaggttttaaataaaaatttcaagtaaaatttctttttatttatgctTCAAAAGTGTATTATGTTTggtgaattttttaatttccagTTTATTCCAGTGTTCTAATTGTTCAGGCATTAGCTtggcaatgttttttttgacattcacATGGGATGTAAGCAACCAAATGAATATAATTCACAACCATGTAGACTTTAATCCTGAAAACCATCATGACAAAATAGTGTTGTTGATATAAGACTTGGCAATTTTAAGTAGAATTTTTATCATCTCAACTATTACCACTTTGCAGacattaaattttcaaatggcatgacattttagaaaagaaatcattttcTCAACAACGATTCAAATATTATTTCTAAattaaatacataaatttttgttttacagcAACACTTTAAtcaagtttttctttttaaaatcaaaatattctTAAACTGTGCTATTtgatcttttaaaagaaaattgaatactgtattttttataaaaaatctgattgagaaaatgtttgttttgtttttattatttgcttCTCAAGTATCTCTGTTCACATCTGTGGTAGTTTCATAATAACAACATGAAAACCATTGTGATTTTGACACTCATCCTAAATAGAATCTGGatatcttaaaataaaaaatttcaaaatattgtgGTTCTGGAGATCTACATTTAACAGGTTATAGTAGGCAGGATCAACAAATTCCTGAACTGTTGAACAATAAAAATCTAATGAAAACAACATAGGAacagattttattttcatttcggTTTATCATCAGAAAAGTTAACCTAATACCATTATGTTAACACACTGGTAGATCAAAAATCCACaaaaaggactaaaccaatacACTCCTCCTTAAATAAATGAAGGTGTAAATAATGTATCACACGTTAGTAATTTACGAAACTGCATCTGTCATGGGGCAGCCTTGTATCCCTGTGACCCTTTTAAGaccacaaagataaaaaaatttacattcaTATTCACCGTAttataaacaatttaaattaaatttgttataAATCGTTAGTTTTAAGttataaaagtttttatacttAAAAAATTACAGCATACCTCCTTTCTCCATAAACAGCATGCTAAAATTATTATTACTTGAGTCTTCCAGTATTAACTGTGATGTGAGCAAGTGTGGGTGAGAGCCAAATATTGTTGCTATTTCTGTCTCTTTTTGACAGTTATACCttgcctaaatatttaaattccaaataaataacaaattctTTTACCCACTTAAATAACTTAATAACTAAATAAATTAAACTGTGATGGAAAGAAAACATTTGTACCAATTTAACGGCAACAGCAGCTTCACCAAATTTCCCGAGCCACTGGTAATATACATCTCCATTAGTTCCCTTTCCAAGAGAACCTTGAAAGAAAATATGGTAGTCAGTACAAATGTTCACTTGCTCTTTCAAGTCAAACCAACACGAATCCTTTATTCAATGGAAAGAAAGAAACCACAAGATAATAACTCAATTGCACATTGTAGATATTGTATCAAACCTTTTATGGACATTAAATGGATTCATAGAAGAAAGGATTACTTTAATCTATACAATGCTCAATTCATcctattaaaataatattactgGTGATGACATACTGAAAATCTGACAATGCCACAACACTCAGAACGTGTCCATTCAGAGTTTTCAGAATATATGTctctagataaaaaaaaaaacatttttaaaaatataacacagcCATCAGATTTAAGACAATAGTGCAAATGGCATTGTATGTGTTAACTATACCAAATGCATTGATATTAACAATAATATTGTTTTAAGCATGGCACATTGAACATATAAAAGTTGACAGTACAAAGGTAAAAATAATCTTATTACTCTATAACAGTGCgtgctttcatttttttaaggttGTGCAATTTTGCCAAAGAGTGTAAGATCTTTCAAATAACACAATTTGCAACGAGCCCCATGGCCTGGTAACAAAGCTTATTGCAAAAAAATCATACCATTCAAATCTACTTAAGTACTGAAGTTCTGATTTTTAAGGTCTAGgtccaaaattattttaaagagtTGATTCCCGTGCTTCTTTAAATGAAAGGCCatataatataaaaagattGTATCCTTATCGCATGTAATTACCGAATTTCTTGGCAGTATAAGGTATTACAGTGTTCCTGCTCACACCCAAAGGCGTGTAATAGCAAAGCGCTCAGAACAACCTTTGTAGAAGGACTCCTCACATTTCTCCTAAAATTTTCCAAGTGCATTTCAATCAATTggtttaactaaaaaaaaatataaaccaaaAGTATTACTCATAATAACAAAACATGACACTCAAAACACTGCAAGGTATATCCAGTTGTCAAATTAATAGTAGGACATACTTTGTTAGACCACCACTAAAAAGTAATGGACATATTTGGCCTACCTCATTTTTCCcacacacaaaataaaaatattgctttttAGAGTATGGAAAAATTCACAGATTTTACTGGTGAGagaaatcatcatcatcatcattttctgCTTAACGaccattttccatgctagcatggagtGGACAGGGTATAATAATCccatctgatctagactgtattagatctaaactcaacttcctacGTATCAagcctgtccttataacctcctgccaagtctttctcggtctgcctctgggctttgccccaggaactatcaagtctctacactttctttaCTATTTTTAGCTCACAGACAGACAATGAGTATTATAATACAAACTAGTCGTAAGCCTGTGCAAATCCATGGGAATATGCCTGTTGCAGCAAAGTATAtctcatttgttatttttagcttTAAGATTTCATGCGTCGTTAGCAAAACCCGGTTTTGACGAACAGACAGACAATGGCTATTATAGAGATATGACATGTTTGgctagaatgttttttttggaaatacacCTTCAATACAAACCAAATGCCGTGTTTTGTTACTTGTTTAAAGTGCTAATATTGATTATAGTGCTAAGTATCTGAAGTTAAATATTGCTGTATTTTGTTAAAACACCTTTGAAAAACTTTCACACAAGGCTCAAAAGTCAacttatttcattaaaaaaccatcaaaaagcTTTAGGTAAAAAAAACTACACTAATAAATTCTGCCAGCCATCATTGTGCAATAAAGGTTTTTCTATGAGGCTAGAAAAAATGTATAACGTATAATGTAGCACTTAAATACTACAGCTACAagactacaaataaaaaaacacaatattaGCTTTATCATAGATGTGTAATGGAACAATTAAATCGGTATAATATTATAGAATATGATAAAAAACAGAAGTGTCCTAAATAACAACACAagcaatttaaaataattatttgcttCACTTAAATCTGAAAAAACAAAACCTTACCTTTGGAGTGTCACAGGGAGGATTACACTGTAACAAACAGGTGGAAGCGTGATTCAAATGATTCTATAAAAGTGAAGATTTGTTTATTGCACTTGGAGgagttaaataaaagaaaatataaaataataaaagaataataatagGTAATGATATTACGAAATTGACTAAATTTTGGtctcaggtggtccctagttacctatgcGGGAGATGATGTTATTTGGCTTTAAAGTTATAAGTGCATTATATTGGtttgttaatttaaattaaactaCTTTAATGTTATTGACATTGTAACGTTTAATTTGCTGATTAGTATttgagacatgcattttttctaagaaaaattttttttgcctctAAACCTATCCTGGATGACGTTGTTAAACTACAGTATTATAAGGGAGTACAACAACATTGGTTGGTATATACAAGTAATTTTCTAGAACTATAGGCAAGAAAGATCAGGATGCTGCATTTTATGAAGCTgcctttttcaattttttcaattttattaaaaaagaaaaaaatgattaaaatatCATGGCGTTTTGAACTGATTCTCATCAAAGGTAAATTACGTCATTCTTAATAAACAATTCGCTGTTTTTTAAATGGCAGTAATTGATTCAACATGAAATATTCACAGATCTGGCTTCATTTTAAATGCtaacttttgataaaaaatattttagggtGCCTATATGGGTACTGTGTGCAGATGCCTTcacatacattttaaaaaaggcGTGGTTATACAAATACACTAAAgaataatgtcaaaaaaattaagtacCATAAAACCTGGTGGCACCAGTATATCTTTAGCAATCGCATTTTCTATCACTTTGTAAGTTTCTGTAATTCCTCTCTAAAAAAGAACAGTATAATACAGTACTGCTTGAATGCAACATGTAAGTAGGTTATAAAACTGTGCGTAACAACCTCATGTTTATACAAAGAACCTATGCATATCTTTTTTTTGCATATGAACCTATTTGCCTGTGAACCATTACAATAATACATAATGAAGCCTTTTGTTGTCTGTAACATGCAAGCTATAGTTTAAAAGCACTAACAATCGTGAAAGCTATTCacatttatatatgtatatttataattttttaaaggaacAGACTTCATTTAACACCAACTACCTTTCATACTTCTTTATTACGattaaaataagtaattttgacTGCTGTATTATTTAACAAAATACAGCAATTTTTAAGTTTGACAGAACGTTTCCTCATCATTTAACCTTCATAGGGTTGTTTTCTTGTTATTCTAGAGCTACATACAGTGATTTTAAAGCTACGATGGGgtcttttatcaatattttatactggaataagaaaatttttaatgggtcattttcccaatttttcagaacaaaatgtaaagatttaaaagctttgttagatgtgtttctttttatttaaatacaaCTATTCATGTGTGAAACAGGCAAAACTTAGCCTTGTTatacattttatattatttttttgttagacTAAGACGCTATaattaatataataataataggtTTTCGAAAGTTTACATAAGCTCAATAAAGTTTGTGTCTGAGACATAAACTCTATCGTTTTCACATACAAAAATAACTCAAGTACttaacaataggttaacaatgaaaacaaaagatCTCACACCATCAACAGCTCGTGCAAAGTTATTAACTATCATGTAAGCGGTACTATAATTAAGATTTCGGATGGATCAGAAATCTTATTTAAACAAGCGGTCgtttccttcttcttcttcttcttctccttctccttcatTTTAACCAATTGCCGTAACGTCACGGTGTTAAGGTCCGACCTGACCCTGCGACCTGGCGCTACGCCTGCTGTGTGCGTATTTTGATATTCGTGATGGATAAAAAGTAAAGACTGAGTTATGAATTTAATCACAAATATTGTTACAGACTGTTACTTTAATATTAATTGATGAGCTATGCTAGATACTTCTTCAAATTTTCGTTTCCAGTTATGTTTTTAACGAGCTCTAGGGGTTAAGGTACGAGTTGTTTCTTTCGAGGGACCGAGTTCAAGGACGCCATATTTGTTATACTCGCCTTCTTTACCAAGCTGTGAATCAAAATTTATTTGAAGGAAGAGGAATATTTGGTTTGGTCAGTATAATTATTCAACTGCCTAAATTTCAGTTCTATCaacgtttaagatattctcttcaTTGTGTCTATGTTTTATGGCTATATGGATATGTGTCATTGTTCCTGTACTAATCCCTCAGCCCAGAGTATGTTTGAACTTTTAGCGGGAATgttctctgaaaaataaaaaaggttggccAAATGTTTTTGCTATAACAGGGGAGCAATGAGTtgtaaattatgtttttatttcagctaaagttgtgaaaagttattttttttaaaaaatatattacactggaAATCACTACACCACAAGCAATGATATTTAATAAATGGATATGctaaaatgtcttcatttcttTCTTATGAGTGTTAAGTGTAGTGTACTGTACTGACATTTGTACTACatgaaacattttgcaagttCCAGACAATACCACAGGAGAACacctatttatttcaaataacgGAACAACATAGTAGAAGTTCT contains:
- the LOC130649573 gene encoding uncharacterized protein LOC130649573 isoform X2 → MADAVENFSEERRGITETYKVIENAIAKDILVPPGFMNHLNHASTCLLQCNPPCDTPKLNQLIEMHLENFRRNVRSPSTKVVLSALLLHAFGCEQEHCNTLYCQEIRDIYSENSEWTRSECCGIVRFSDSCWFDLKEQVNICTDYHIFFQGSLGKGTNGDVYYQWLGKFGEAAVAVKLARYNCQKETEIATIFGSHPHLLTSQLILEDSSNNNFSMLFMEKGDCTLFDYIMAYNNLHGSYLTIEIAFIFIRQLLVALKTLHKNEIIHGDIKAKNIVLVNNMQQVKLIDFDGFKFVNSTDPISCTYGYAAPEVVAEPIAVNCVADIFSLGMTIAEMFLGDMAIRRCSNYLEEIGRRREKIIIGLYKIDQQIACFVQMCLDMNPSSRPSARKLLSEFKENGRFYEVYRRCGNVPIVPLPVPNDASEIKRFLTHRITSYMDENLPKRLPERHQAVLARDILNTEEEMLVD
- the LOC130649573 gene encoding uncharacterized protein LOC130649573 isoform X4, with the translated sequence MADAVENFSEERRGITETYKVIENAIAKDILVPPGFMNHLNHASTCLLQCNPPCDTPKLNQLIEMHLENFRRNVRSPSTKVVLSALLLHAFGCEQEHCNTLYCQEIRDIYSENSEWTRSECCGIVRFSDSCWFDLKEQVNICTDYHIFFQGSLGKGTNGDVYYQWLGKFGEAAVAVKLARYNCQKETEIATIFGSHPHLLTSQLILEDSSNNNFSMLFMEKGDCTLFDYIMAYNNLHGSYLTIEIAFIFIRQLLVALKTLHKNEIIHGDIKAKNIVLVNNMQQVKLIDFDGFKFVNSTDPISCTYGYAAPEVVAEPIAVNCVADIFSLGMTIAEMFLGDMAIRRCSNYLEEIGRRREKIIIGLYKIDQQIACFVQMCLDMNPSSRPSARKLLSEFKENGRFYEVYRRCELLHIWMKTSRNVYPRDIKLFLQGTF
- the LOC130649573 gene encoding uncharacterized protein LOC130649573 isoform X1; protein product: MADAVENFSEERRGITETYKVIENAIAKDILVPPGFMNHLNHASTCLLQCNPPCDTPKLNQLIEMHLENFRRNVRSPSTKVVLSALLLHAFGCEQEHCNTLYCQEIRDIYSENSEWTRSECCGIVRFSDSCWFDLKEQVNICTDYHIFFQGSLGKGTNGDVYYQWLGKFGEAAVAVKLARYNCQKETEIATIFGSHPHLLTSQLILEDSSNNNFSMLFMEKGDCTLFDYIMAYNNLHGSYLTIEIAFIFIRQLLVALKTLHKNEIIHGDIKAKNIVLVNNMQQVKLIDFDGFKFVNSTDPISCTYGYAAPEVVAEPIAVNCVADIFSLGMTIAEMFLGDMAIRRCSNYLEEIGRRREKIIIGLYKIDQQIACFVQMCLDMNPSSRPSARKLLSEFKENGRFYEVYRRCGNVPIVPLPVPNDASEIKRFLTHSQPASQPASQPASQPASQPASHYFFFPCNCLPKRHRFLNHLTR
- the LOC130649573 gene encoding uncharacterized protein LOC130649573 isoform X3, whose protein sequence is MADAVENFSEERRGITETYKVIENAIAKDILVPPGFMNHLNHASTCLLQCNPPCDTPKLNQLIEMHLENFRRNVRSPSTKVVLSALLLHAFGCEQEHCNTLYCQEIRDIYSENSEWTRSECCGIVRFSDSCWFDLKEQVNICTDYHIFFQGSLGKGTNGDVYYQWLGKFGEAAVAVKLARYNCQKETEIATIFGSHPHLLTSQLILEDSSNNNFSMLFMEKGDCTLFDYIMAYNNLHGSYLTIEIAFIFIRQLLVALKTLHKNEIIHGDIKAKNIVLVNNMQQVKLIDFDGFKFVNSTDPISCTYGYAAPEVVAEPIAVNCVADIFSLGMTIAEMFLGDMAIRRCSNYLEEIGRRREKIIIGLYKIDQQIACFVQMCLDMNPSSRPSARKLLSEFKENGRFYEVYRRCGNVPIVPLPVPNDASEIKRFLTHSQPASQPASQPASQPASQPAIIFFFLVTACQRGIGF